A region from the Mercenaria mercenaria strain notata chromosome 7, MADL_Memer_1, whole genome shotgun sequence genome encodes:
- the LOC123553739 gene encoding uncharacterized protein LOC123553739, producing the protein MMRYLVKTHKRRCIALFVIGTILIYVAINIFITFHTRHGTRKPSFMQKYLYASKVKVKGEYMRSLIGSKFQACVHPNLPLWSKEFETYFEKVEPVKCTEDTDWVYTGSGKFYISRRAVDKYGEITCAYVPIVNSNDTFRTLKPIVPMLNGSALVSDAFKVSCKSADGNKYANIHACIAPTTNRILPEVTPTSDRYNVLIFGFDSLSRQMFMRLLPKTHTYFTEILGGSLLEGYNIVGDGTTQALLPLLTGKRETEIPEVRRGKSGARHVDELLDFVWKQYEKKGYVTQWAEDLADIGTFNFRMLGFKDQPVNHYMRPFYLAAAPIYPHFNRYCLGSRTRHQVYLDWLKEGLDTNSDKNFFTFGFFSEYTHSNNNPAILSDEENVAFLEYLRGKNILDKTFLIVMSDHGTRYGSIRMTEQGKLEERMPYFGVFVPPAFQTKFPTKFKTFLNNTKRLVVPSDIHETLLDIIGESSTKSEINRTVYSLFSPIPKDRTCADAAIETHWCACLKSKVVSVSDPDVLSSVKTIISRINNILRGFTSFCHLLSLRKIIKSVSFETDRHVLRFKKSRDVDGRVPDLSDTLLPEIVHYQITFETVPGNAVFEATAFMNLVTGDVIANEREISRLNRYNDAPKCIEKSHPSLRPYCHCR; encoded by the coding sequence ATGATGAGATATTTAGTGAAAACGCATAAGAGGCGCTGTATTGCTCTATTTGTGATAGGTACCATTCTCATTTATGTTGCAATAAACATATTCATCACATTCCATACGCGTCACGGAACCAGAAAACCCAGTTTTATGCAAAAGTATCTTTAtgcttcaaaggtcaaggttaaaggGGAGTACATGAGGAGTTTAATAGGTTCCAAATTTCAGGCATGTGTTCATCCAAATTTGCCGCTATGGAGTAAAGAAttcgaaacttattttgaaaaggtGGAACCAGTCAAATGCACCGAGGACACGGATTGGGTATACACCGGAAGTGGTAAATTTTACATTTCGAGGCGTGCAGTGGATAAATATGGAGAGATAACATGTGCATACGTACCAATAGTGAACTCAAATGACACATTTAGAACTTTAAAACCCATCGTACCTATGCTGAATGGAAGCGCACTTGTCTCTGATGCATTCAAAGTTTCGTGTAAATCTGCAGATGGAAATAAATATGCAAACATCCATGCATGCATAGCACCAACAACAAACAGAATACTACCGGAAGTTACACCAACTTCCGATAGATACAATGTATTAATTTTTGGTTTTGACTCACTCTCTCGACAAATGTTTATGCGTTTGCTTCCAAAGACTCATACATATTTTACGGAGATACTGGGTGGTTCCCTGCTTGAAGGTTACAACATTGTAGGAGATGGTACCACGCAAGCGTTATTGCCCTTGTTAACGGGGAAACGGGAAACAGAAATACCGGAAGTGAGAAGAGGGAAGTCGGGGGCAAGACATGTTGATGAATTGTTAGATTTTGTTTGGAAACAGTACGAAAAGAAAGGCTACGTAACACAATGGGCAGAGGACCTTGCAGATATCGGCACATTCAATTTTAGGATGCTGGGATTCAAGGATCAGCCCGTTAATCATTACATGCGCCCGTTTTATCTTGCAGCCGCTCCTATTTATCCTCATTTTAACAGATATTGCTTAGGTTCTAGAACAAGACACCAGGTTTACCTCGACTGGCTTAAAGAAGGGCTAGATACTAACAGCGACAAAAACTTCTTTACTTTTGGATTTTTCTCCGAATACACTCATAGCAATAATAATCCTGCAATACTCTCAGACGAAGAAAATGTCGCGTTCCTTGAATATCTTAGAGGTAAAAACATTcttgataaaacatttcttatagtTATGAGTGATCATGGTACACGGTATGGATCTATTCGCATGACCGAGCAGGGTAAATTAGAAGAAAGAATGCCGTATTTTGGTGTATTTGTTCCTCCAGCTTTCCAAACAAAATTCCCTACCAAGTTTAAAACTTTTCTAAACAACACAAAACGACTTGTTGTACCATCAGATATACACGAAACTCTCTTGGATATAATCGGCGAATCAAGCACCAAATCTGAAATTAATAGAACAGTATATTCTTTGTTTTCACCGATACCAAAAGACAGGACGTGCGCCGACGCTGCAATTGAGACACATTGGTGCGCATGTCTGAAATCGAAAGTTGTTTCCGTTTCCGATCCAGACGTCCTATCTTCAGTGAAGACAATTATATCACGCATCAACAATATTTTGCGAGGGTTTACTTCTTTTTGCCATCTGTTGTCACTCCGGAAGATTATTAAATCTGTTTCTTTTGAAACTGATAGACATGTATTGCGGTTCAAGAAAAGTCGAGATGTTGATGGTCGTGTTCCAGATCTTAGCGATACCTTACTTCCGGAAATAGTGCATTATCAAATAACGTTTGA